The nucleotide window atatttaacagtacttgaagtaaactttataaatctgatgatttatacttaaagtgtatgtaggtgggatgaaaagccgacgatcaattgaaaattttgaccttttcagtattgaagatatggatttttttcccaaaacaccaaaaaaaattaggtctttttgggaaaaaaatccatatcttcaatatgaaaggtcaaaattttcaattgaccgtcggcttttcctccctgctacatacactttaagaatatgtcattagatttatataatttacttcgaggactgttatatatcaaaatttgaaaaatatcaaatttttataatttgtcataaaatttgtattatattgtgattttcaaaaatgaaaattatttgatatcagaaagacatgcttcagattcagaatgcaattcgataggtctgaggtgctctcatgtcccacaaaaatactgtcgaaacgcaataaacgctcattttagatcccttaacacaagCACAAGAAATCCTATCAATGCGTAGTATTGTCAGAAATCTGGGGTCCCACAGGGATCTATTCTAGGACCCATCTTATTCAACATTGAGATTATCAGAGGTAGTGAATGGTCCAGCAGCTGTGAGCACTTGCAAGACACCGTAATCTGGAAGAGTTCTCAATATCTGGCAATGGTAGAGGGACACCCTGTTTTAACACAAGCACAAGAAATCCTAtcaatgtgagtattgtcagaaatctGGGGTCCCACATGGATCTATTCTAGGACCCATCTTATTCAACATTGAGATTATCAGAGGTAGTGAATGGTCCAGCAGCTGTGAGCACTTGTAAGGCACCATAGTCTAGAAAAGAGAGAAGAGTTCTCAATATCTGGCAAAGGTAGAGGGACACCCTATTTGAACACAAGCACAGGAaaccagtgtgagtattgtcagtcAAATATGGGGTCCCACAAGGATTTATTCTATGACCCATCTTATTCAACATTGAGATTATCCAAGGTAGTGAATGGCCCAGCAGCTGTGAGCATTCGCAAGGAAAGGTTGAAAAATCACGCTTTTGGACCTTCAAAAATGTGCACTTGTTTCCAAATTTCGGGCACGTAGGTGAATTCCTTTCACCATATCCTTTCtaaaaatgtgaagtttcataCATTTGTCTTTTGTCACTTTAAAAGTTACACtgaaaataaagtttaaaaaTTTCCTGCCAAAACTAACCTATGTGCATCCTTAAATACTTTTATTTTCACTTAAAAGAATAAACGCTAtgcctgcctgtcgtctatcatacaGTAGAGGATAGTATAAACACaaattcatattgtttattttcattcttagtcagttttaatatatataaaatattttatagagcaaaaattgagatatcgtcaCAAAAACTCccccttattctaaaatgaacTAAACATGTTTACAACCGTACATCTTTAGTTGCGTGTATTGCAAGTGTGTGCGCGTATCATACCCTAGGTCTACGCATACCATGTTGGTTGTTTAccatgtaccaagtttgaagttgagcAGTTATTGTGTTGAAGCTGTAcggtggattaatgaatttgcttccacccAGGCAGTCAAACTAACAAGgaaccggacagccaaacaaacatgCAGGCAAacaatttggatgataacataagccccatatATATGTGTGCTTAAAATAtgcgatcaaaaacaaacaaCTGAGGAAGTTGACAAATGAGGGCAGCAGACAACATACCTCATACACTTTTGATGCCACAAACTTGCTGCCCGATGTATTGGTGCCATCCATAGCAACAATCTGTCCTGGAAACAGAGAGAATTCATGGACGTTGCCGAGATGAATAGCAACTTGTTTGCCAGACGACGTCTCCACAGAGCCTTCCAGCAGCACAGACTGGGCATTGAGGCGGCCATTGCTGTCACAGCACACACGACCTACGATTGTTACTGGTTCCTGCAATATGGAAAACAAACATGTCTAAAATTGAACAAACTATTTGTTAACCCCATATATAGGCAGTGGGCACTGCTGTCtttcttacagagcccctgattggttaattacatgacatAATCATCTCAGAAACCAATCAAAACAGAGCTTTTACATCTCTTTGTACTTAAAAGCTTTATCCCCTGTCAGCCCTACTgaccattcttaccatatctatgattggctaaatacatgatatagtcatttttgTAACTAATCAAAGTAGTTCTAAGAGGCTGATAATTCAGCTGGTAGTGCCTATAGGGTTAAAATGACTCGTATGCAGGTAGGATAAAAAatggaaaatggggggggggggaacagcgTAAAACCAGGCCAAAACCCTAAAGTCATGCTGAAACTAAATGAAAAGGCATAAATATTGGCTATTAAAAAGTAGAGATTCCTACGTAGATAAGGAAAATATCGTGCCTGATATGACAATTTTGAATCGTTGTGATGGTAATAACTATGAAACAGCGGTGGTTGATGGTAAaaatatgattatgtttcaggtgattTTTATTTCCATTAAAAATTAATGGCAAATCTTACTCCCTGACATAGATATTAAAATTTTGATTAGGAccaatcgcgcctaagtgcgaatAATAAATTTGACAAATAGATGAAtcgtataggcctacttagctgtacaaatcagttgatctatagtattgtattgCTGGAAACCccaaattttctatattaaatgtcctatactgttatatttgataccaacgaatagctgtaggtatcctctatccagtgataccaaaataagtacaaacattccccacatgatatcgctatggcttaataaatATAATGTGGGAAATTCCAGAAAATAATGTGGGAAATTATAGGTCAATATTTTGctcaatattacagggatgactatgtataacttatataccaagttCAAGTCTATAGTTTTAGGAcaaccagtaaattattttgaaacccatactcttcCTGTacatagctttacctatatcgtcCACAACTGAAGTGAATATTTCCCacggaagttacccaattgtcaatTCTATTTGAAGTCCATACTCCAGCTGTGGAAGTCTATAGCTAAATCTTCCAGTGgaatccacagggggagtgtgtatttcaattggataATCTACTAACCTGCACAGGGAATGCCACGTGAGATATACTCTCTATGTTGTACTTTTCCTGAAGAACTTCTGTCATGTCCTCTATCATATCATTGAGAACTGTAAACAAATGCAATAAGCCCAATCgtcattggaagtttgcaatgcattgtaggacagttttttgcagttttaggacactttgtcctttgacctttcagaaaattcagaaatattggtttttctgtgtacaaaatataatctaaaatgttttacaatatttaaaaaaaataaaaaaaatattagtgttttataaattaattatttggtatttttaatgatcaaaattgtgacaataataagaaaattaataataattacgtaaattttcccgatatgtcagaggtcaaagtgtcccaaaactgctctcaaaaaccggaagttagaatggcgattgggcttattaaacagtttaaaacttttgatcccACACAATAAATTATTCCTACTTTGGAATTTTCAAATGGctttccatctttcatcagcgagattGAGACCATGGTGTATATCATCAGGTTGTGACCTTTTTGACCTTAGACTTGACCACAGACTCCTGTGAATTTATACCTGCCCCTGTCTTTGTtcagggatgtaaatgggcattgggcaacatatccattttgtgaaaatcaatctgGTCCTTGGACAGGTGACCAAGGGGTTGAATGAGGTATTGAACATTTAGGGGGGTTTGCCAAGTGAATAGGATGCAGGGTATCACTCCCTCCTAAAAAGGTTTTTGGCTCTATTTATGactaattatcatcatccaactccagaaattaaaaaaaaccctttttttttacatttctggattttttggggggaggggagcAAATTTCCAGAATTCCAGTAATTTCCAGAAGATTTACATTCCTGCTTTGTTGAGAGAGCTGGTTAACTTTGATTTGCACTGCCCCCTTGATGCCTTGTTCAAACCACTTGACTTGTGGTCTCTATCTAAGATCTTGACCTGGTCTTAGGTTCAAAAAATGTCCAGGTGACTCAACATGGATGTGGTTTGTCCTTCACATACACCAGTATGTGTTGTGACCGATGACATGCTTAGTTAATGTATGCAAGAGAAATCATAGAGTTACTTGATGGAACTACATGCATATGGTCCACAGCTTTACTAGACAATGTAAGACTAATTGGTTTGATCATCCCCAGTTCAATTTTAAACTTAActccatgggcactactgccttcCTTACAGAgcacttgattggttaattacatgatataatcatctgagaaaccaatcaaaatagagctatcAATTTTAAGCTTCCCCCTTTAGCCCTACTGGCTATTCTTTCCATAATACTGGCTATTCATATACCTctctttttaaccaatcagaaaacTTCATAAAGGCCGAGTAGCCCCCATGGGGTTAAACAAAGAATGTTCTACCATATTctgtacttttaaaaaatttacTTTTCAATACATACGGTTCAGACGCAATCTCAAAttgggaagacatgaccttaatctcccacactgggaaTGTGAATTACAATACAAATggagttacatgaatgggtgacttcatttgacatctacaccccctttgtggaagattaatgtcatgtcttccatagggagtgatggatttcaactggaaatttAACCCATTGCAATAAGGAACAACTGCATGACTAAGTCTTACCAAGAGCTTTCTCTGTGAGTTTTTGGAACATATACTTGTAGTTGTTTTTCAGCGTGCTTTGAGGATTAAGCGTATCTATCTGACATGATGCAGCGTTCTCAGCTCCTGTCCACACTACGTTTCCGACAGCGCCATACCGGGCTACGATCTCCTTGGCATTGGATCTACTGCTGTACTTCTGTGATGGTGTAGCtctgtaaaaagaaatatatattgatGTTAGCTTAAGCTGGGACAGATTCCTGGGAACTTTgtccttaagggctctggtaggaacatttcaacaatattttttgtgggacatgagagcacatcagacatatcgaattgaattctgaatacaaggaatgtccttctgatatcaaataattttgattttttttcacgatataatacaaattttatgacaaattattaaaatttaataatttttgatatttaacagtcctcggagtaatactgaaagtgtatgtagctgggatgaaaagccgatgatcaattgaaaattttgaccttttatgttgaagatttacatttttttctcaaagacctaattttttgctgttttggggaaCAAAATACATATCTTTAATTCAATTCAGCAGTCCACTTGGGCAGTTAGCAAACAGAGGAAGTATGGCcgctgaaaagatcagatgtggaaaatctatcaactgtgcacaaattaatacaaatcagtgtTGTATGTATAAATATAACAGCTAGAGTATGCATGATGGGCAAGTCTAGTCTAGTACAAATAAAAAACTTTCGCTGGTGATCCTAGGCTTCTGGGTGAGAATGCTGCTGTCACATATGGAATCAGTGGCAGATCCAGGTACGGGCACACTGGGCCTGTGCTTCCCCATTTCCTGCctccttttttttaaaacaaatttgttggACAATATTGGAAAAGAATAAAACCTCTTTGTTTTGCTCCTCTATGTTGATCCCTCCTACATCCCCTGCATCATGCAAACCTAATACCATGACCGTGAAGGTGTCAGCCCCTTtccaaaattcctggatccgccaatGAATTGGATGGTATATGAATAAGAGACTTACGCTGGTGATCCTAGGCTACCGGGTGAGAATGCTGCTGTCACATTTTTAGGCAGAATCCCTCTCTTATTAGACACATTCTCCGGAGTAGTATGGGGTCTCTTTTGGGTTCCCTAAAAAAGAAGACAAGTTCAATGTATGTTTAACAAGCAAATTGTACATATAAAATGCAATTAAACCatgaaatgaagtaaaattaGCCATAATTTTGAGTAAAATCAATTTTCCAAGATATCGCTAGTCATGCATTTAAGCACCGCGCAACTAGCGTTAgcgtgcacaccattctatatcaatacacactaTTTATGAgtcttttttgccaattataagccaaacaaactatagATTTGCTAGCATGTACTAAAAAGTTGGCAGATTATTGTTCACTAATGTCTTGAAATATCCACAActtataaaaagtaaaaaattttatttaaggggtgtgattcaaagcttgtgaaatattctGAAAGTTGTGGAAAATCCTGAAAAACTGTGgcaaattgggctaaaataccctaaaacaggccaaaaattgaTACAATTCTTCAACAGATGTGACATAATTCtttgcaaaattgttttaacACATAGATTAAGCCATTTCATACTGCAAAGCATTTATAGTGGTCACATGACACCCTATATCGCCACATGCAACAGCGCGATAAGATTaatcgggtccttgccgacgaaacgcggaaacaaaaaaaaaattctgcttgaTAATCGCACTGTCGTCAGTCAGTGCGTCACGCCATGAAGTGTGACTAGTATCGCGCACATGCACCATTTATTTTTGGGTGCATTGCGAGCGAAATATGAATACCCCCAATTGTTGTCCCAtgttaggcatgttcataaaattttgaaatttaataaattcatctaaaattgctttcattaaaaagagaatcatttaacttaaaaaatgaggggtcaatcatgtatgtaggcctataattggcaatgttatgaggaaaagtatgcttgCCTGAATGTCCgaaaatgggccaaattgtgtgtcccagcattatcaatggcttcctatgtcataacatgtgtgtatgtattttatggctgaatttttgagcacgaagggccattttacaaaactttcgcaactgtttcatgaaatgtggctttcattacttgatagtatcaaatattattcaaatgcagttttttaaaaatcatgctaggttggagttttgagggtcaaaatccaaattttgttcattttcctattggattacacagttaagacaggatcttggtgcacaactaagcttaatgaagcccgccctcacatgttcaaaatgtgatcatgtctacCCATGTGTGTATCAAGATGGCAATCAAGTCCTCTGGTTTTCATTCTGTGGGGGCAGAATTCAACAGTATTTCAAAAGTTTTGTCTCCAAGTTGTACTCACTTTTCTTGCAGGTGTGCCATAAGAGCTCAATAAGTCATCATCAGCTTCTGAACCCAAACTGAAAATACAAAAGCAATATGTCGTGTCAAGTTCATTTCTTTAAATTATGATCTATGGTAGAATGCAGAGGTACTGCTTGAACGTACTAGTGCAATGAggtatatattcaaaaattgtttgaaccaattgctatggtagctaattatgttacatcatcacttctatgacGAAAATGCATCATCACTCCCATGCTTTGTTCCCCAACACATACCTAGTTCTATTACTGATTCCACTCCCAAAACGGCTCTGTGGTTTACTGCTGATTGGCGTCTTGGCAATTGTCTTCTTTTTGCTCAGTCTCTGTAAATAAAATGAAGTGAACATTTTATTTAATCGCATCAGACGGAACACCAAACATAACTCACCCCCCCCCCAAGGGTCTGTACACATATAACTTACATCTCTTTCCAGCCTATCTAATGTGTCCAAGGTAAGATTCAAGTTGTCATTGGTATGTGATAATGCCACCCATTCTGATGCCAGGTCTGTACAGTCAAGACAGAACACCAAGCACAACTCACCCCCCCCAGGTCTGTACACATATAACTTACATCTCTTTCCAGTCTATCTAATGTGTCCAAGGTAAGATTCAAGTTGTCATTGGTATGTGATAATGCCACCCATTCTGATGCCAGGTCTGTACAGTCAACACGGAACACCTAGCATAACTCATCCCCCAACCCCCCCGGTTTGTAGACATATAACTTACATCTCTTTCCAGCCTATCTAATGTGTCCAAGGTAAGATTCAAGTTGTCATTGGTATGTGAGAATGCCACCCATTCTGATGCCAGGTCTGTACAGTCAAGACAGAACACCAAGCATAACTCCCCCCAGGTCTGTACACATATAACTTACATCTCTTTCCAGTCTATCTAATGTGTCCAAGGTAAGATTCAAGTTGTCATTGGTATGTGATAATGCCACCCATTCTGATGCCAGGTCTGTACAGTCAACACGGAACACCTAGCATAACTCATCCCCCCCAGGTTTGTACACATATAACTTACATCTCTTTCCAGCCTATCTAATGTGTCCAAGGTAAGATTCAAGTTGTCATTGGTATGTGAGAATGCCACCCATTCTGATGCCAGGTCTGTACAGTCGAGGCGGAACACCAAGCATAACTCTTTCACTGTAATGTACAAATTACAAACATTGATGTGAAATCATTACTGGTCGATCTCGACAGGATTTCAGTATAGGCATGTTAACACAGCTACCCAATAGAGCTGCATGGATCGAattcgaatccatgggttcctacagtcacccatggaaaacagggtactgaaaaccagtacaCTTGATGTCCATATGGGCCATGAgttggtttgtttacattgcagtaattccttcagaatagtcaatacagattccaaacagataaaacttaccttATATCAGTTttagtaataactccaaattgacatgacaatgcattctatttgctcaatttcataccaaaatcaaggaaaacatggttttgttattgcaaaataacatggaaatcacACAGGGTCATATCTGGTAACTCCAGAAGGCCACTTgaagtaatcaatattggtacttgaatggcgtgactcagtgactttctgctcattgtaagactgatgtgttgtaaacttgattgcataactgatatcctttgtatttgagttgtcaatTATGGGAGTACTTCTGTCATTGATGTAAACATAAGGTATCAGAACTGTATATTTAATATTACAAATAAGTCACATACAATGATACATTGTAGGTATGAAAGTTATTATAGTAGGTTAACTAGTTTTctgggttatcatggttataggtagCTCTAGTAAAGAGCCTCTGCCACTACCCATAaattaggtatgccaggcaaaccttagttaaaacacatttgctagtcagcgaaattcgcctggACCGGGGACCAAACACGATACATACGgtacatagaaatttcaatttttttcaagacaggtcggtcaaggaaacgtacataaatatgttttctatgtacttcacttgacccaaatatatgattttttatggtgataagataCTCACACatagaattttagagggatttggatagcagttccattaacacaagctgctatcatcatgagactaagatctagaaacacccccgtaatgctgttttggggaattttgctagcagaatctttttgatgaaagtcgatctttgaaaagatgtaactttgccacggaaagtgctatgacaaaaaggttttcagttttggctttctttactcaagggcttttaatttgatatataaaatgatgcagtttgatggcaaatttgaattcacctggcatacggCCGCATACCTACAATCTACCTTCTCTGATGCCTCGATGCCAGCCCTACACGCCTCTTCACGTCTCGGCGCGTtaagtcttcttcttcttcagagTACTTTTCAACGTCCCGTGAATGGAACCAGGCGAAAAGGGTGTGAGTGCGCAAGTAGGCGCCTTAGTCTCTGGTTTGAGTGTCTTCTTCGTTGAAGAAGACTGTAATGTTTTCTTTGAAGTGCTTGTTGTCTTCGATGGTCTGGATGGTGGATGGCAGATTATTCCAGTCCTTTATTGTGCGCGCCGCGCGGCACAAATGAGTTTTTGAAAGCTTCTGTTCGAGCTGATATTTGAATGTATGAGCTGCTGGACGATCTCCTAGTCTGGCGATTAGCTGGGCGCAGGTAGTCTGACACCGGAAGGGCCAGGTGACCCCCCTAAGGCTTTGTGAAGTGTATTGACCCGTGAAATCTTTCTTCTGGTCGATAGCATTTCCCAGCTGAGTTCCCGTATGAGTCCTGAAGCACTAGCAGTTCTGTCATAATCACCCGTCACCATGCGAGCAGCCCTCCTATGTATTTTGCCTATCTCATGTATGTGTTCTTTGGTGTATGGGTCCCATACGCTTGAGCAATACTCAACCGTCGGTCTAACCAGTGTGAGATAAGCGGCTGCTTTTGTACTTTTGGTGCATGAGTGaaggttttattttatttgcggATGAGGTGATTTTAGCTATGTGTAAGTTCCATTTAAGGTCGTTTGAGATTTCAACGCCGAGGTAGGAATGAGATGATGTTTCTTGCAGGATTGTACCCCCTAGAC belongs to Amphiura filiformis chromosome 18, Afil_fr2py, whole genome shotgun sequence and includes:
- the LOC140139298 gene encoding DNA polymerase alpha subunit B-like, with product MTEISEEDLISEFEVFDIDLTNAEVIDKLKELCLVFRLDCTDLASEWVAFSHTNDNLNLTLDTLDRLERDTGKRCKLYVYRPGGGELCLVFCLDCTDLASEWVALSHTNDNLNLTLDTLDRLERDRLSKKKTIAKTPISSKPQSRFGSGISNRTSLGSEADDDLLSSYGTPARKGTQKRPHTTPENVSNKRGILPKNVTAAFSPGSLGSPAATPSQKYSSRSNAKEIVARYGAVGNVVWTGAENAASCQIDTLNPQSTLKNNYKYMFQKLTEKALVLNDMIEDMTEVLQEKYNIESISHVAFPVQEPVTIVGRVCCDSNGRLNAQSVLLEGSVETSSGKQVAIHLGNVHEFSLFPGQIVAMDGTNTSGSKFVASKVYEGVPLPLPDIENSLLDYGALQVLTAAGPFTTSDNLNFDALNDLIKVVQQDKPDVCILFGPFVDAKHTHIEELDSTYDELFTKLVQEMMDATERFGTQVVLVPSLRDVHHCYVYPQPPFNCKLNEPSERLHFVSDPCTISVNGIVFGLTSTDILFHLGAEEISHPPGGSDRLGRLVKHMVAQQNYYPLCPSHVSVPIDYEQFANYAHMTVTPDILITPSDLRYFIKDVLGCMSINPGRLTKGQGGGTYGRLVIQPSKTDNGSRGKGVLDRTTAKIVRI